In Fimbriiglobus ruber, a genomic segment contains:
- a CDS encoding vWA domain-containing protein, with product MRNRHKPPTLVSMWMLDVFCCALGCVTLLWLLNTREAGEQATRAGSALELLNKTESELKKTRSDLIATKADLDQTRRKLNADIEELNAKLLAMTDVRDETAKKLALAQGDVAAAEAKLAAAATRTRELDDMLARKQKDAKDLAAKLATTAQSADDLSKLLREREQDRDTLALKAKKAEDQLNDADAKIRALTKENQDATSSLSAMKKTGDELSASQTALRDLRKKVDEANVTIIDLQSQNTRLNTQIGKLKTESDSRFAGIAMTGRRVVFLVDISGSMKLIDDKTPAPEKWPTVVETVSRVMRSLPELEKFQVIIFSRKADYLLSTGDWLSYEGESSVKQVADALRKVEPVGDTNMYAAFDLAFRLRATGLDTIYLFSDGLPTSGAGLTPAEEKTLADAARSEKLSGYIRKTLANDWNRRTPGSGRVKINSVGFFFESPEVGAFLWALSRDNDGSFVGMSRP from the coding sequence ATGCGCAACCGCCACAAGCCCCCGACCCTGGTCAGCATGTGGATGCTGGACGTCTTCTGTTGCGCCCTCGGCTGCGTCACGCTCCTCTGGCTCTTGAACACGCGGGAAGCCGGCGAGCAGGCGACGCGGGCGGGCTCGGCCCTGGAACTGCTCAACAAGACCGAATCCGAGCTGAAAAAGACTCGCTCCGATCTGATCGCCACCAAGGCCGACCTCGACCAGACCAGGCGAAAGCTCAACGCCGACATCGAAGAATTGAACGCGAAGCTCCTCGCGATGACCGATGTGCGCGACGAGACCGCCAAGAAGCTCGCCCTCGCGCAGGGCGACGTGGCCGCGGCCGAAGCGAAGCTCGCCGCCGCCGCCACCCGCACCCGGGAACTCGACGACATGCTCGCCCGCAAGCAGAAGGACGCGAAAGACCTCGCGGCCAAGTTGGCCACCACCGCGCAATCCGCGGACGACCTCTCGAAGCTGCTCCGCGAGCGCGAACAGGACCGCGACACCCTCGCCCTAAAGGCGAAGAAGGCCGAGGACCAACTCAACGACGCGGACGCCAAGATCCGCGCCCTGACCAAGGAAAATCAAGACGCGACCTCGTCACTCTCGGCCATGAAGAAGACCGGGGACGAACTGTCCGCGTCGCAAACAGCCCTACGCGACCTGCGCAAAAAGGTCGACGAGGCGAACGTCACGATCATCGATTTGCAGAGCCAGAATACGAGGCTGAACACGCAAATCGGCAAGCTGAAGACCGAGTCCGACTCGCGGTTCGCGGGCATCGCGATGACCGGCCGCCGGGTGGTGTTCCTCGTGGACATCTCCGGCAGCATGAAGCTGATCGACGACAAGACGCCGGCCCCCGAGAAGTGGCCGACGGTGGTGGAAACGGTCTCGCGGGTGATGCGCAGCCTGCCCGAACTGGAAAAGTTTCAGGTCATCATCTTTTCCCGGAAGGCCGACTACCTCCTCAGCACCGGCGATTGGCTCTCTTACGAGGGCGAGTCGTCCGTGAAGCAGGTGGCCGACGCGCTCCGCAAGGTCGAACCGGTCGGCGACACGAACATGTACGCCGCGTTTGACCTTGCGTTCCGCCTCCGGGCGACCGGCCTGGACACCATCTACCTCTTCTCCGACGGTCTCCCGACGAGCGGCGCCGGGCTGACTCCGGCCGAGGAAAAGACGCTCGCGGACGCCGCCCGGTCCGAAAAGTTGTCGGGCTACATCCGTAAAACGCTGGCCAACGACTGGAATCGCCGCACGCCCGGCAGCGGCCGGGTGAAGATCAACTCCGTGGGCTTTTTCTTCGAGAGCCCGGAAGTGGGCGCGTTCCTGTGGGCGCTGTCGCGAGACAACGACGGGAGTTTCGTGGGGATGAGCCGGCCGTGA
- the recQ gene encoding DNA helicase RecQ, whose protein sequence is MPTAVPSGLVDAIARVWGFRSLRPLQEHAIAAVLARRDSLVVMPTGGGKSLCYQAPPIFRGDTTVVVSPLIALMKDQVDSLHRVGVPAVRFDSTQTAVERTAAENAVRGGKVPLVFASPERLGMSGFVRMVGESCRVRAVAVDEAHCISHWGHDFRPEYRQLGRLRELFPGTTIHAYTATATEKVRGDIAHQLGLDEPEIIVGHFDRPNLTFRVLPKLDVRRQAREVIDRNRGSAGIIYCLRRKDVEELAAYLVAAGYDAIGYHAGMANEERRAAQDRFAVEEAPIVVATIAFGMGIDRPDVRFVVHAAMPKTIEHYQQETGRAGRDSRPSECVLLYSGSDAITLRNMIEKSAVESGGDLSFLPAVFEQLSAMDRYCRGAVCRHRALVRHFGQEYEPANCKACDICLGDTQEVPDATVVAQKILSCVARVNQSFGVGHVVSVLRGESTDSVRQRGHDKVTTFGLLKEVPKPDLRDWVFQLIGHEVLVQTVDEYPILRLNAASWEVMKGQRPVRLIQLVRRTQRGRRSSTPDLVSDPSGGPSFPESMDTGLFDRLRDLRRQLAAAEQVPAYRIFPDSVLISLATTRPATEYALRQISGIGEIKLQAYGAKFLAAIRDYADGPPAYAPPTPTKADSAPAKTTKPVMTAPLRKKKAFTLFHDKCPIDDVMHQLQVARSTAADYLVQFIELARPADIRAWVADDIYQEISAAAAEIGGDKLKPIFDALGEQVPYDQIRWVLAHRATGEQPF, encoded by the coding sequence ATGCCGACTGCCGTGCCGAGTGGGTTGGTGGACGCGATTGCGCGCGTGTGGGGGTTCCGGTCGTTACGGCCGTTGCAGGAACACGCCATCGCGGCCGTCCTGGCCCGCCGCGACTCGCTCGTGGTCATGCCGACCGGGGGCGGGAAATCCCTCTGCTACCAAGCGCCCCCGATCTTTCGCGGCGACACCACGGTCGTCGTTTCCCCGCTCATCGCGTTGATGAAAGACCAGGTCGATAGCCTGCATCGCGTAGGCGTGCCGGCCGTTCGCTTTGACAGCACCCAGACCGCCGTCGAGCGCACCGCCGCCGAGAACGCCGTCCGCGGCGGCAAGGTTCCGCTCGTGTTCGCGTCCCCCGAGCGGTTGGGGATGAGCGGCTTCGTGCGGATGGTCGGCGAGTCGTGCCGGGTCCGCGCGGTCGCCGTGGACGAAGCGCACTGCATCAGTCACTGGGGCCACGACTTCCGCCCGGAATACCGGCAACTCGGCCGACTCCGCGAACTCTTCCCCGGCACCACCATCCACGCCTACACGGCCACCGCGACCGAGAAGGTCCGCGGCGACATCGCCCACCAGCTCGGGCTCGACGAACCCGAAATCATCGTCGGCCACTTCGACCGCCCGAACCTGACCTTTCGCGTACTCCCGAAACTGGACGTGCGCCGGCAGGCGCGGGAAGTCATCGACCGGAACCGCGGCTCGGCCGGCATCATCTACTGCCTCCGCCGCAAGGACGTGGAAGAGTTGGCAGCGTATCTCGTTGCGGCCGGATACGATGCCATCGGCTACCACGCCGGCATGGCGAACGAGGAGCGGCGGGCGGCCCAGGACCGCTTCGCGGTTGAAGAGGCGCCGATCGTCGTCGCGACCATCGCGTTCGGCATGGGGATCGACCGGCCGGACGTGCGGTTCGTCGTCCACGCGGCCATGCCCAAGACGATCGAGCACTACCAGCAGGAGACCGGCCGCGCCGGCCGGGACAGCCGGCCGTCCGAGTGCGTACTGCTCTATTCCGGGTCGGACGCAATCACCCTGCGGAACATGATCGAGAAGTCGGCCGTCGAGTCCGGCGGCGACCTGTCGTTCCTCCCGGCCGTGTTCGAGCAACTCAGTGCGATGGACCGCTATTGCCGCGGGGCCGTTTGTCGGCACCGCGCGCTCGTCCGCCACTTCGGCCAGGAGTACGAGCCGGCGAACTGCAAGGCCTGCGACATCTGCCTCGGTGACACCCAGGAAGTCCCCGACGCCACGGTGGTCGCCCAGAAGATCCTGTCGTGTGTAGCCAGGGTGAATCAGAGCTTCGGCGTCGGCCACGTCGTCTCCGTCCTCCGCGGCGAAAGCACCGATTCCGTCCGCCAGCGCGGGCACGACAAAGTGACCACGTTCGGGCTACTGAAAGAGGTGCCCAAGCCCGACCTCCGCGACTGGGTCTTTCAACTCATCGGGCACGAGGTGTTGGTTCAGACGGTGGACGAGTACCCGATCTTGCGGCTGAACGCGGCGTCGTGGGAGGTGATGAAGGGTCAGCGGCCGGTGCGGCTGATTCAACTCGTCCGCCGGACGCAACGGGGCCGCCGGTCGTCTACCCCCGACCTGGTCAGTGACCCGTCCGGCGGGCCGTCATTTCCCGAGTCGATGGACACCGGCCTGTTCGACCGCCTCCGCGACCTCCGCCGCCAACTCGCCGCGGCCGAGCAGGTGCCGGCCTACCGTATCTTCCCTGACAGCGTCCTCATCTCGCTGGCGACGACCCGCCCGGCGACCGAATACGCCCTGCGGCAGATCAGCGGCATCGGCGAAATCAAGCTCCAGGCCTACGGTGCGAAGTTCCTGGCCGCGATCCGCGACTACGCCGACGGCCCGCCCGCTTACGCTCCGCCCACTCCCACCAAAGCCGATTCCGCCCCCGCGAAGACGACGAAGCCGGTGATGACCGCGCCGCTACGAAAGAAGAAGGCGTTCACGCTCTTTCACGACAAATGCCCGATCGACGACGTGATGCACCAACTCCAGGTCGCCCGGTCGACGGCGGCCGACTACCTCGTCCAGTTCATCGAGCTGGCCCGCCCGGCCGACATCCGGGCGTGGGTGGCGGACGACATTTACCAGGAGATTAGCGCCGCGGCGGCCGAGATCGGCGGCGACAAGCTCAAGCCGATCTTCGACGCTCTGGGCGAACAAGTGCCCTACGACCAGATCCGGTGGGTACTCGCCCATCGCGCGACGGGCGAGCAGCCGTTTTAG
- a CDS encoding MotA/TolQ/ExbB proton channel family protein, with the protein MTVQSTHRSTREWVLLVVALVIVAGIVAPLWKLSGTGESQQEFLAKWTPERLSRLLLGPEQVACYFCFAWSGLILLTRWREVRRQRAAFSLDLLPTDEGARILPEDARPLARKVDQVTGRSGPYILGNMIRLGLGKYAISKSAPDVAEVVRNQADVEQSRFVATMGTVNYLAWAIPAIGFLGTVRGLAGGMSMAGSQETEMAKFIKQATDQLGIAFDCTFVALALSLVLMYFLHAVQRSEETLIIDCQDYCQEHLLLRLYDPHPQN; encoded by the coding sequence ATGACCGTTCAATCCACCCACCGGTCGACACGCGAGTGGGTGCTGCTCGTGGTCGCGCTGGTGATCGTGGCCGGTATTGTGGCACCGCTGTGGAAGCTGTCCGGGACGGGGGAATCGCAGCAAGAATTTCTAGCGAAGTGGACCCCCGAGCGGCTCAGCCGACTGCTCCTCGGGCCGGAACAAGTCGCGTGCTACTTTTGCTTTGCGTGGTCCGGTCTGATCCTGCTCACCCGCTGGCGCGAGGTCCGGCGACAGCGGGCCGCGTTCTCCCTCGACCTACTGCCGACCGACGAAGGCGCGCGGATCTTGCCGGAAGACGCGCGGCCGCTCGCGCGGAAGGTGGACCAGGTGACCGGCCGATCCGGGCCGTACATCCTGGGCAACATGATCCGCCTCGGCCTGGGCAAGTACGCGATCAGCAAGTCCGCGCCGGACGTGGCCGAAGTCGTCCGCAACCAGGCAGACGTCGAGCAGTCACGGTTCGTGGCCACGATGGGCACGGTGAATTATCTGGCGTGGGCGATCCCCGCGATCGGGTTCCTCGGCACGGTCCGCGGCCTCGCGGGCGGGATGAGCATGGCCGGGTCGCAGGAGACCGAGATGGCCAAGTTCATCAAGCAGGCCACCGACCAACTCGGCATCGCCTTCGACTGCACCTTTGTGGCGTTGGCATTAAGTCTGGTGCTGATGTACTTCCTTCACGCAGTCCAGCGCAGCGAGGAAACGCTCATCATCGACTGCCAGGACTACTGCCAGGAACACCTCCTCCTGCGGCTCTACGACCCCCACCCACAAAACTAA